One window from the genome of Hoplias malabaricus isolate fHopMal1 chromosome 18, fHopMal1.hap1, whole genome shotgun sequence encodes:
- the kcnj6 gene encoding G protein-activated inward rectifier potassium channel 2 has translation MEQDVESPITVRKPRLPKQARDDLPKQLQDPERAKRKIQRYVRKDGKCNVHHGNVRETYRYLTDIFTTLVDLKWRFNLFIFVLVYTVTWLFFGLMWWLIAYARGDLDHIGDDKWTPCVNNLEGFVSAFLFSIETETTIGYGYRVITDKCPEGIVLLLVQSVLGSIVNAFMVGCMFVKISQPKKRAETLVFSTNAVISMRDGRLCLMFRVGDLRNSHIVEASIRAKLIKSKQTKEGEFIPLNQTDMNVGYDTGDDRLFLVSPLIICHEINQHSPFWEISKANLAKEELEIVVILEGMVEATGMTCQARSSYVASEIKWGYRFTPVLTLEDGFYEVDYNSFHEIYETNTPSCSARELAEMNARARLPLTWSVASRLSQQGLLDSRNEEKEKSGEGQEQAERNGDIANMENESKV, from the exons ATGGAGCAGGATGTGGAGAGCCCCATCACGGTCAGAAAGCCCCGTCTGCCCAAGCAGGCCAGAGATGACCTACCGAAGcagctccaggaccctgaaaGGGCCAAGCGCAAGATCCAGCGCTATGTCCGAAAGGACGGCAAATGCAACGTGCACCACGGCAACGTCCGGGAAACCTACCGGTACCTTACGGACATCTTTACTACGCTGGTGGACCTGAAGTGGAGATTCAATCTCTTCATTTTTGTGCTGGTTTACACAGTCACATGGCTGTTTTTTGGCCTCATGTGGTGGCTGATTGCGTACGCGCGAGGGGACCTAGACCACATAGGGGACGACAAGTGGACGCCGTGCGTCAACAACTTGGAGGGCTTCGTCTCTGCATTTTTGTTCTCCATAGAGACAGAAACCACCATTGGCTATGGCTACAGGGTGATCACAGATAAGTGTCCGGAGGGCATTGTACTCCTGTTGGTGCAGTCAGTGCTGGGCTCCATTGTCAATGCCTTCATGGTGGGCTGCATGTTTGTGAAGATCTCGCAGCCCAAGAAACGAGCGGAGACACTGGTGTTCTCCACCAACGCAGTGATCTCCATGCGCGATGGGCGCTTGTGCCTGATGTTCCGTGTGGGGGACCTGAGGAACTCGCACATCGTGGAGGCCTCCATTCGAGCCAAATTGATCAAGTCTAAACAGACCAAGGAGGGGGAGTTCATCCCCCTCAACCAAACAGACATGAATGTGGGTTACGACACAGGAGATGACCGCCTCTTCCTGGTGTCCCCCCTTATTATCTGTCACGAGATCAACCAGCACAGCCCTTTCTGGGAGATTTCCAAAGCCAACCTGGCCAAGGAGGAGCTGGAGATTGTGGTCATTCTAGAAGGGATGGTGGAGGCCACAG GGATGACATGCCAGGCACGCAGTTCATACGTGGCCAGTGAGATCAAGTGGGGCTACCGCTTCACGCCTGTGCTGACACTGGAGGATGGCTTCTATGAGGTGGACTACAACAGCTTCCACGAAATCTATGAGACAAATACGCCGAGTTGCAGTGCACGAGAGCTGGCAGAGATGAATGCTCGTGCCCGGCTGCCACTTACCTGGAGTGTGGCCAGCAGACTGAGCCAGCAGGGCCTGTTGGACTCGCGCaatgaggagaaggagaagagtgGAGAGGGCCAGGAGCAAGCTGAGCGCAACGGCGACATCGCCAACATGGAGAACGAGTCCAAAGTGTAG